A single window of Sphaerodactylus townsendi isolate TG3544 linkage group LG03, MPM_Stown_v2.3, whole genome shotgun sequence DNA harbors:
- the TK1 gene encoding thymidine kinase, cytosolic, with translation MNSPWMPGVQPGSPCKARGQIQVIFGPMFSGKSTELMRRVRRFQIAQYKCLLIKYAKDTRYCTNGISTHDRNTMEALSACNLKDVHQEALSSAVIGIDEGQFFPDIAEFSEAMANAGKTVIVAALDGTFQRKAFGNILQLVPLAESVVKLNAVCMECYREASYTKRLGIEKEVEVIGGADKYHSVCRVCYFKKRSHQPLPEDKENLPGGNRGLEITVPRKVLAARQIMQWSPSN, from the exons ATGAACTCCCCGTGGATGCCAGGAGTACAGCCGGGGTCTCCTTGCAAGGCCCGCGGTCAGATACAG GTTATCTTTGGACCCATGTTCTCTGGGAAAAG cactgAACTCATGCGCCGGGTCCGTCGTTTCCAAATTGCACAGTACAAATGTCTGCTGATCAAGTATGCCAAGGATACACGCTACTGTACCAATGGGATCTCCACACATGACAG GAACACCATGGAGGCCCTGTCAGCTTGTAATCTCAAAGATGTGCATCAAGAGGCCCTGAGCTCTGCTGTGATTGGCATTGATGAGGGCCAGTTT TTTCCAGATATTGCAGAGTTTTCTGAGGCAATGGCCAATGCAGGGAAGACAGTAATTGTTGCGGCCCTTGACGGGACCTTCCAGAGGAAG GCCTTTGGGAACATCTTGCAGCTGGTCCCCTTAGCAGAAAGTGTGGTGAAATTAAATGCGGTCTGTATGGAGTGTTATCGGGAGGCCTCTTACACGAAAAGACTGGGAATAGAGAAGGAG GTAGAAGTGATTGGAGGGGCAGATAAATATCATTCAGTCTGCCGCGTCTGTTACTTTAAGAAGCGATCACACCAGCCACTGCCTGAGGACAAAGAGAACCTACCAGGAGGAAACAGAGGCTTAGAGATAACCGTACCCAGGAAGGTCTTGGCTGCCCGTCAGATCATGCAGTGGAGCCCATCAAACTGA